The sequence ACTTCGCGGCGGGGATTGACGGAGAGATTTCGACGACGGCTTATGCACCGGCTTCGGGCAACAGGTTCGAGCGGGATCGTTTCGCATTGCTGAAGATCGCTGAGGAGCTCTTCGCCAAAAGCGGCATGGATCCGGAAGACGCGAAGCCGCTTGCTCTCGCGATCTTCGAGGTCCGGGAGAAGGTTCCGAAGCTCGCTACGCTGCAGCCCGTAATGGAGGCGATGGACAACGTCGAGACGACAATTCGACAAAGGGCGGAGGGCAAGGCCGAGGCGGCCGGCTGCGGTATTTCCAAGATGCCGCGCGCGGGACTAGGTCGTTGTTCGTGCGCGGTAGTGTAGAGGAGTTGGAAGTCCGCTTGGACGCTGATGCAAGACCGGTTTCCGGCCGCCGTCGCTCAATCGATCAGCGGCGCATCAGTCTGATCGCCAAGTATGAATTTCATCGATTCCGCGGCGAGATCAGTATTCAACGGTCGGACGTAAACGAGTTTTCCGGTCTGGGCGATCTGCTGGTATCTCAGCCGGTACATGAACGGTTTTCCGGCGCGGACGCCAATTCCGATGCCGAAAAGATCGATCAGATCGAAGACGCGCCGGAGGCGAGTAAGGAAGAGGTTGCCGAGGATCAACTGGCAGAGGAGATCGCGTCCGCGCCGGATGCCGAGCTCCCGAAGATCGATATCCGACGGCTGTGGCGGACACTGATCCAGGCCGAGAAGGAATTCACGACCGAAGGCGTCGCGCAGCGCGACAGCGCCTACGACCGGACGATCGGTCGTCACAGAGTGCCTTTTGAGCTCGAAAGCGGTGTTTTCGATTATGCTCTGAGCGATCGGCTCGGGGTCGAGAGGCAGGATCATCGGGCTGCGTGGCGGCGTATCGGCGAACTGGATCTTGCGAGATCGCGTCCGGATCTTGCCGTGATCGTGAGCGGCGATGGAAGGAGACTTTCCCGATCATCGCTCGTCGGAGCCGGCGACCGATTGCGTTTCGTCAGTCATTTCGAAGTGCAGAGCCTACGGCGGCGATCGGATGCTGTGGATCGTATCTTGGCGGGGAACGGCAGATCCTCCGACCTGCTCTCCGTTTTCGATCCGGAATCATACGCTAAGCCGAATGATCTTGGAATCAAAGTCGCGAAGCAAGACCTGGTTCCGTACGAGCTGAACGACGAGCAAGTAGAGGCGTTCGGGAAGATCGTGCGGTTTCGACCCGTCGGGCTCCTGCAGGGACCTCCGGGGACGGGAAAACGCGCTTCATAGCCGGACTAACGCATTACGCGATCACGAAGAAGCTTGCCCGCAACGTCCTTCTTTCGAGCCAGTCGCACGAAGCGGTGAACACCGCGGCCGAAGCAGTCCTGAAGCTGTTCCGCAATTCGGAACTGGAGGCGAGTATCCTTCGTGTCGCGATGAAGGAGGACGTCGTCTCGGATGCGCTGAAACCGTTTCACACGGCCCAAATCGAACAGGCGATGAAGGATAGGTTTCGCGCGACATTCGAGCCGCGGCTGTCGATAGTGGCGGAAGAACTCGCCATCCCGCGAGCTATGGTGAAGGCCGTCATCAATATTGAGCTCGAGATCCGTCCGATCGTGGATCGCCTGGCTGAACTGGTCAGGAAGCAGGACGTTAGGAGCCCTCGCTATGAGGGATTGGTGCGTACCTTAGGTACGCACTTGGACAAGTTCGAAGTGGAGGACCTTGACCCTTACGAAGACGAGACCTGGGAGACCTATATGCATGAGGTCAGGGAGAAGGTGATCGACGCCTTCTCGACCAGGTTGGCGGTCAGCGGCGGCGACATCGCCCGCTTATTTGGCGCCGCCGCGTTGGGATCGGACTTCATGGGCAGCGTGTCGCGCTCGGGGCGCAGCTTCGAGCCGTTTCTCGCCGGAACGAGACATATCGTTGTCGGAACATGCGTCGGGCTCGGTCGTACGTCGCTTGGCTTGACGAGCACACCGTTCGATCTGGTCATCGTGGATGAGGCCGCGCGCTGCACTTCGAGCGAACTGCTCGTTCCGCTACAAGCGGCCAGGTGGGCGGTATTGGTCGGCGATCATGCGCAGCTTGAGCCGCACCATGAGGTTGAAATCGTCAAACGCGTGGCGAACAGCGCCGGAATCGACAAAGCGGGAAGTAAAGCGGAGCGACTTAGAGCGGGTATTCACGACCGAGTATGGAAGATTTGCCGGTACTAGCCTGAAGCGGCAGTACCGCATGCTGCCGCCGATAGGGCGTCTGGTGTCCGAAGTGTTTTACCACGATCTGAAACTCGAGCCTGGGAGGTTGGACCCCGAGATCGATCCGTCGTGCCTTCCGCCGAATCTGGACCGTCCGTTGCTTTGGCTAGACACGGACAAATTGGGAGAGCGCGGTTACGAACGGGTTCAGTCCGAGGGATACAGCCGCGTGAATCAAGCGGAAGCCAATGCCATTGTCGCACTTTTGGAGAAGTGGATCGGCCACGCCGCGTTTCTTGAATGGCTCACGACGCAGAAAAAGCACGACGCCGGTATCGGCGTGATTTGTATGTACGCGGCACAGAGGGATCTGATCCGCAGGTTGTTGATGCGCTCCGCCTTGGGGCACCTTGTGGGGCACCAGATCAGGGTAGGCACGGTGGACAGTTATCAGGGAAAGGAAAACCCGATCACCATCGTCTCGCTCGTTCGCAATAACGTCGATGGCGCCTGGGAGGACGATCGCAAGACGGTTCAAGAGGGTTTCTTGAGCACCCCCAATCGTATTAACGTCGCTGTCAGCCGGGCAATGGACGGTCTGGTCATAGTCGGCGCTCGGTCACGATGGAAGAAGAAGAGCCCGGTCGGCCGGATAACCGCCACAAGGCCGAACACGACGACCATGCCGAGGCAGGTGCCGAAAGCGCTGTCGGGCAGCTTGATTTCGAGAGAAAGGGGGTTGAGCGTCGCCTTGAACATCGCAGTCTCCTTTAGATGAGCCCTGCGTCATCGCGCTGGGCGACCCCTATACAAGAGCCCAGCCTTGCAAAAGGCGATACCCAAAATCTGGAAATCTTATGATGGGCCTGCGATACCGCCCAGGAAGGGCGGTGCTCATGCCCTTCAAACGCACTGGCGTGGCCCGTGGCGGGTTTGAGGGTTTGGCCGGGTTGGGAGTGCTGCCGAACAACTCGCGGCTGAGGCGATTAGACGCCGGGAAACGCCCAAGCATTTGGAGTCGCGACGCCTTTGCGAATTTTCTTGATTGCCGGGTAGTCCGACGAATTCCAGAAGGCGTGGATTGCGTCCATGGAGGGGAATTCGAACATGACCACCGGCCGGGTGTCATGCTTGCCTTCGAAGACGTGCACCTTGGCCCCCCTTGCGGCCAGCTTGCCGCCAAACTTTGCGATGAAGGTACAACGGCTTCGCGGTACTTTTGATATTGC comes from Bradyrhizobium diazoefficiens and encodes:
- a CDS encoding AAA domain-containing protein, with the protein product MTKKLARNVLLSSQSHEAVNTAAEAVLKLFRNSELEASILRVAMKEDVVSDALKPFHTAQIEQAMKDRFRATFEPRLSIVAEELAIPRAMVKAVINIELEIRPIVDRLAELVRKQDVRSPRYEGLVRTLGTHLDKFEVEDLDPYEDETWETYMHEVREKVIDAFSTRLAVSGGDIARLFGAAALGSDFMGSVSRSGRSFEPFLAGTRHIVVGTCVGLGRTSLGLTSTPFDLVIVDEAARCTSSELLVPLQAARWAVLVGDHAQLEPHHEVEIVKRVANSAGIDKAGSKAERLRAGIHDRVWKICRY
- a CDS encoding AAA domain-containing protein — its product is MRLKSSNAWRTAPESTKREVKRSDLERVFTTEYGRFAGTSLKRQYRMLPPIGRLVSEVFYHDLKLEPGRLDPEIDPSCLPPNLDRPLLWLDTDKLGERGYERVQSEGYSRVNQAEANAIVALLEKWIGHAAFLEWLTTQKKHDAGIGVICMYAAQRDLIRRLLMRSALGHLVGHQIRVGTVDSYQGKENPITIVSLVRNNVDGAWEDDRKTVQEGFLSTPNRINVAVSRAMDGLVIVGARSRWKKKSPVGRITATRPNTTTMPRQVPKALSGSLISRERGLSVALNIAVSFR
- a CDS encoding DUF1330 domain-containing protein, with protein sequence MTIFHRTDFNHRRSAISKVPRSRCTFIAKFGGKLAARGAKVHVFEGKHDTRPVVMFEFPSMDAIHAFWNSSDYPAIKKIRKGVATPNAWAFPGV